A window of the Thermotoga sp. SG1 genome harbors these coding sequences:
- the cas3 gene encoding CRISPR-associated helicase Cas3', with the protein MESRRPKYSLDVMRSHPDRKLVDHLNGVKKRSLEKFYSLDLSWKELFGYGKDVLEKFILLVSESHDIGKGTVYFQDYLNGEKVNKSLRNHALFSAVAFFHRSKELPEKLRLFGFEIVRKHHGRFDDFLESDPNKDVLKKQFESLPFDLLEVYNLVDMDLSDTIEELRKTKSKFALLGEKSLSDYFLIHLFMSILVSSDREDVVFKDETLPPLPSYEKEKILAYRERLGKKNQIDRLRWEFQEEVLRFQPERGKIYSITAPTGIGKTLGNLLFASHFADDDTIVIYALPFINIIEQTVEKIREMFETDDPFFVLPFHHLSNPEYSSKYEEVEDLLINLWHSRVVVTTFVSLLESIITLRKIPFFYKLPKAVLILDEVQAIPHEYWSAVEKTIRFLSKMGTTVVLSTATKPSLLKDAQEVVFDKKIYFSRLNRTILKIEREMSFEEYKQFIKDTLKDGKRTLIITNTIKEAEEIYDTVEGIGKVCFLSSRVIPKHRMEIVSKINEYDICVTTQVVEAGVDISFERVIRDIAPVDSIVQAAGRCNRHFETKKGEVIVAPVKDKRNVLFSSYVYGRFLTDTAKKILENYETLEESEFFELVERFFDHVNRFGNPDAKKIGEALEILNFAKIGQFSLITPEPTVPFVVLVDEESERVFEEFQKFFDKKRTRESFSILKKLFRELSPYIVSARVKKDAVYPETIAGMVVIPRNVLDNWYHPIKGLRVEGSGEVIVI; encoded by the coding sequence TCGGGTATGGAAAAGATGTACTGGAGAAATTCATTCTACTGGTTTCAGAATCACACGATATCGGCAAAGGAACTGTGTATTTTCAAGACTATTTGAACGGTGAGAAAGTGAACAAATCTTTGAGAAATCACGCCCTTTTTTCTGCTGTTGCATTTTTCCACAGATCAAAGGAGTTGCCGGAGAAACTCAGACTTTTTGGTTTCGAGATCGTAAGAAAGCACCATGGTCGTTTCGACGATTTCTTGGAGAGTGATCCAAACAAGGACGTTCTTAAAAAACAGTTCGAATCCCTCCCATTCGATCTTTTGGAAGTGTACAATCTTGTCGACATGGATCTATCCGATACCATCGAGGAGCTCAGAAAAACAAAAAGCAAATTCGCACTTCTTGGCGAAAAAAGTCTATCCGATTATTTTTTGATACACCTTTTCATGTCCATTCTTGTCTCCTCTGACAGAGAGGATGTAGTCTTCAAAGATGAAACACTACCCCCGCTTCCTTCTTACGAAAAAGAAAAGATCCTTGCTTACAGAGAAAGACTGGGAAAGAAGAATCAGATCGATCGTTTGAGATGGGAGTTTCAGGAAGAGGTGCTGAGGTTTCAGCCAGAAAGAGGAAAGATCTACTCTATAACAGCACCGACCGGAATAGGGAAAACTTTGGGAAATCTCCTTTTTGCCAGTCATTTTGCTGATGATGACACGATTGTGATCTACGCTCTTCCTTTCATCAACATTATAGAGCAGACGGTGGAGAAAATCAGGGAAATGTTCGAGACAGACGATCCTTTCTTTGTTTTGCCTTTCCATCATCTTTCAAATCCGGAATACTCCAGCAAGTACGAAGAAGTTGAAGATCTTTTGATAAATCTTTGGCACTCCCGGGTTGTTGTTACTACCTTCGTTTCGCTCTTAGAATCTATCATTACTCTGAGAAAGATTCCCTTCTTCTACAAACTTCCGAAGGCAGTCCTCATACTCGATGAAGTTCAGGCGATTCCCCACGAATACTGGAGCGCTGTGGAAAAGACTATCAGGTTTCTCTCAAAGATGGGAACCACCGTGGTTCTTTCCACCGCCACAAAACCATCTCTTTTGAAAGACGCACAAGAAGTAGTGTTTGATAAAAAAATCTACTTCAGCCGGCTAAACAGAACCATACTCAAGATAGAAAGAGAAATGAGTTTTGAAGAATACAAACAATTCATAAAAGATACCTTGAAAGACGGCAAAAGAACACTTATCATTACAAACACTATAAAAGAGGCGGAAGAGATATACGACACCGTAGAGGGAATAGGGAAGGTGTGTTTTCTTTCTTCCCGAGTGATACCAAAACACAGAATGGAAATTGTATCCAAAATAAACGAATACGACATATGTGTAACAACTCAAGTTGTGGAAGCGGGGGTAGACATCTCCTTTGAAAGGGTGATAAGGGACATAGCACCCGTTGACAGTATTGTTCAGGCAGCGGGCAGATGTAACAGGCACTTTGAAACAAAGAAAGGAGAAGTGATCGTCGCTCCGGTCAAGGACAAGCGAAACGTTCTTTTCTCTTCTTACGTTTATGGAAGGTTCCTTACAGACACCGCAAAAAAGATATTGGAAAATTATGAAACCTTAGAAGAGAGTGAATTTTTCGAACTTGTAGAAAGATTTTTTGATCACGTAAACAGATTTGGAAATCCCGATGCAAAGAAGATCGGTGAAGCTTTGGAGATATTGAACTTCGCGAAAATAGGACAATTTAGTCTCATCACACCGGAGCCGACGGTTCCATTTGTTGTTTTGGTAGATGAAGAATCTGAAAGAGTTTTCGAAGAGTTTCAAAAGTTTTTCGACAAAAAAAGAACAAGAGAGAGTTTCTCGATTTTGAAGAAGCTTTTTAGGGAACTTTCCCCCTACATCGTGAGCGCGAGGGTAAAGAAAGATGCTGTGTATCCTGAGACGATAGCAGGCATGGTGGTTATTCCAAGAAACGTTCTTGACAACTGGTACCATCCGATCAAGGGGCTCAGGGTGGAAGGCTCAGGCGAGGTGATTGTGATTTGA
- the cas4 gene encoding CRISPR-associated protein Cas4, whose translation MISGSVVLSYINCKREAWLMSRNIVPDQNNMYIEIGRFLHEDYNSGPNLPGMKVDMLFERDGVKVVGEVKKSSASIKGAELQLLYYLFRLEERGVKAKGEIIVPAENRRITVELTEEKREKIKKVIEEISLLIKEDLPPLPERKGICRKCGYELFCFS comes from the coding sequence TTGATCTCAGGCTCGGTTGTTCTGAGTTACATCAACTGCAAAAGAGAAGCCTGGCTCATGTCTCGAAACATCGTTCCTGATCAAAACAACATGTACATCGAAATAGGAAGGTTTCTTCATGAAGATTACAACTCAGGTCCCAATCTTCCAGGAATGAAAGTGGACATGCTTTTCGAGAGAGATGGAGTGAAGGTTGTAGGGGAAGTTAAGAAATCATCTGCTTCGATCAAGGGAGCTGAACTTCAGCTTTTGTACTATCTTTTCAGGCTGGAAGAGAGAGGAGTGAAAGCAAAAGGAGAGATCATAGTGCCAGCGGAAAACAGAAGGATCACCGTTGAATTGACAGAAGAGAAAAGAGAAAAAATAAAGAAGGTGATCGAAGAAATTTCTCTTCTGATAAAAGAAGATCTCCCACCACTTCCCGAAAGAAAAGGAATTTGTAGAAAGTGTGGGTATGAGCTGTTTTGTTTCTCGTGA
- the cas1b gene encoding type I-B CRISPR-associated endonuclease Cas1b, with translation MESVYLFTSGSLRRKANTICIETESGKKYIPVENVMDIKVFGEVDLNKRFLEFLTQKRIPLHFFNREGYYVGTFYPREYLNSGFLILKQAEHCIDKKKRLFLAKRIVSGSIQSMIGFLKKRKVTDDSLREYKEKTEKAEDISELMGIEGNAREEYYSKLDELVFDEEFRIGKRTRRPPKNFANTLISFGNSLLYTTILSLIYQTHLDPRIGYLHETNFRRFTLNLDISELFKPVIVDRLFLNLVNTKQINEKHFDEVSEGLMLNDQGKSLFIKNYEQVLRETVFHKKLNRNVSLRSLIKMELYKLEKHLLGEKLYEPLL, from the coding sequence ATGGAAAGTGTGTATCTTTTCACCAGCGGAAGTTTGCGAAGAAAGGCAAACACCATATGTATCGAAACAGAATCTGGAAAGAAGTACATTCCTGTTGAAAACGTGATGGACATAAAGGTGTTTGGGGAAGTTGATCTGAACAAAAGGTTCCTGGAGTTTCTCACCCAGAAAAGAATCCCTCTTCATTTTTTTAACAGAGAAGGGTACTATGTAGGCACCTTTTATCCCAGAGAATACTTGAATAGTGGTTTTTTGATCTTGAAGCAGGCAGAACACTGCATCGATAAAAAGAAGCGTCTGTTTCTTGCAAAAAGGATTGTTTCTGGATCGATCCAGAGCATGATCGGATTTTTAAAGAAAAGAAAGGTGACAGACGATTCTCTCAGAGAATACAAAGAAAAAACAGAAAAAGCAGAGGACATCTCTGAACTGATGGGAATAGAAGGAAATGCAAGAGAAGAATATTACTCAAAGCTGGACGAACTGGTATTTGACGAAGAGTTTCGCATAGGAAAAAGAACCAGAAGACCTCCAAAAAACTTTGCAAACACCTTGATCAGTTTTGGAAATTCCCTCCTTTACACCACCATTTTGAGCCTCATATATCAGACTCATCTTGATCCGAGAATTGGATATCTACATGAGACCAATTTCAGAAGGTTCACACTGAATCTGGATATTTCAGAGCTCTTCAAACCGGTCATCGTAGACAGATTGTTTTTGAACCTTGTTAATACAAAACAAATAAACGAAAAGCATTTCGATGAGGTTTCTGAAGGTTTGATGTTGAACGATCAAGGAAAGAGTCTTTTCATAAAAAACTACGAACAAGTTCTCAGAGAAACTGTCTTTCACAAAAAGTTGAACCGAAATGTCTCGTTGAGATCTCTCATAAAGATGGAACTTTACAAACTTGAAAAACATCTTTTGGGAGAAAAGTTGTACGAACCTCTTTTGTGA
- the cas2 gene encoding CRISPR-associated endonuclease Cas2 produces MYIIMVYDVNEKRVAKILKTARKYLKWVQNSVLEGELSPGKYEKLKLEIERLIDKKEDSVRFYVMDSRKVFELEALGLEKSDNGFIL; encoded by the coding sequence ATGTATATCATCATGGTTTATGACGTTAACGAAAAGCGTGTTGCAAAAATCCTAAAGACTGCAAGGAAATATCTGAAATGGGTCCAAAACTCCGTTCTTGAAGGCGAACTTTCTCCAGGGAAATACGAGAAGTTAAAATTAGAGATAGAAAGATTGATTGACAAAAAAGAAGATTCTGTGAGGTTTTATGTGATGGATTCTAGAAAAGTTTTCGAATTGGAGGCACTGGGTTTAGAGAAATCTGATAATGGGTTCATCCTCTGA
- the cmr1 gene encoding type III-B CRISPR module RAMP protein Cmr1, with protein MEQIKCRIVTPMFSRGASYSFELSSQSIKGVLRFWFRAIAPTIIDIYTFEDTENLSDKEQKRWNNEKYKGLKYLESLIFGSQERKAPFGLEVRTYGEPKTLGTFVEKNNKKGYKVQICESLKSLRYFLYGLYDENNKAVYEYLPPEARFSIFLHTRDENIKQIILNLLWLVSTFSGFGAKTRKGFGEFEIIDPSLDRNDYIGAIENCKEAIREFVKKHNSKSNIRLRLQPTKFEEMPEFPNFADCMILKSPAKKVKNVIEALKEAANVYIELKKQLRYSDGDCVRHIKNHLVNSRKAKIHVPTAILGLPLQYQGKGFQGRKVVVFSSLKELKIDKGRIDKGRKASPLFISAHRKDEKNWELIFLLMRSNVTSEKDGSLIAEVIKDKESQDFEVKVFVKEKEDYEKVTSILKTQGFEELQGGYS; from the coding sequence TTGGAACAAATCAAGTGCAGAATTGTGACGCCAATGTTTTCAAGGGGGGCAAGCTATTCCTTCGAATTGAGTTCACAGAGTATCAAAGGTGTTCTCAGATTCTGGTTCAGAGCGATCGCTCCAACGATAATAGATATTTACACATTTGAGGACACGGAAAATCTCAGTGACAAAGAACAAAAAAGATGGAACAATGAAAAATACAAAGGTTTGAAATATCTTGAGAGTTTGATCTTCGGATCTCAAGAAAGAAAGGCACCGTTCGGGTTGGAAGTTAGAACATATGGTGAACCGAAAACTCTGGGAACCTTTGTAGAAAAAAACAATAAGAAAGGATACAAGGTTCAAATATGCGAATCTCTAAAATCCCTCAGATATTTTTTGTATGGACTGTACGATGAAAATAACAAGGCGGTCTATGAATATCTTCCTCCTGAAGCCAGGTTCAGTATATTCCTTCACACAAGAGATGAAAATATCAAACAAATTATCTTGAATCTGTTGTGGCTTGTTTCCACGTTTTCTGGCTTTGGAGCGAAAACCAGAAAAGGATTCGGAGAATTTGAAATAATAGACCCTTCTCTTGATAGAAACGATTATATTGGAGCTATAGAAAATTGTAAAGAAGCAATAAGAGAATTTGTAAAGAAACACAATTCCAAAAGCAACATTAGACTCAGGTTGCAACCAACCAAATTCGAAGAAATGCCAGAATTTCCAAATTTCGCTGATTGTATGATATTAAAATCTCCCGCAAAAAAGGTAAAAAATGTCATTGAAGCTTTAAAGGAAGCTGCTAACGTTTATATCGAACTGAAAAAACAACTCAGATATTCCGACGGAGATTGTGTTAGACACATCAAAAATCACTTGGTGAATTCGCGAAAAGCAAAAATACACGTGCCCACTGCTATATTGGGCCTTCCTCTTCAATATCAAGGGAAAGGGTTTCAAGGTAGAAAAGTAGTTGTCTTTTCATCCCTGAAAGAACTCAAAATCGATAAGGGAAGAATCGATAAGGGAAGAAAAGCATCTCCACTCTTTATTTCTGCTCACCGAAAAGATGAAAAGAATTGGGAGTTGATCTTCCTTCTCATGAGAAGCAATGTAACATCTGAAAAAGACGGCAGTTTGATAGCGGAAGTGATTAAAGATAAAGAATCACAGGATTTCGAAGTCAAGGTTTTTGTGAAAGAAAAGGAGGATTATGAAAAAGTCACCAGTATCTTAAAAACACAAGGCTTTGAGGAGCTTCAGGGGGGATATTCGTGA
- the cas10 gene encoding type III-B CRISPR-associated protein Cas10/Cmr2 — translation MNNREEFWKSKISALFHDPITKAFDVIKHEEVSKKILQTLEVEPERGREDPLASAMDRFPIPYERIGKQIYVSFAETVFVHPFTGEELNEVKDFFQSQNIEEMKRLLDGRLKELKEKNHSYEKLFHALWWNLPYLVNGSQFLPADTRIANHSIIDHLDVTSALKGCLEGNEIKASLIAVAIGPVQEIISQARKARDLWAGSYLLSYLIYAAIETVGKKYGFDSIISPYLRGNYFVEKTLNDMGVYLGNYCPVPSNESVASLPNLFVAIVPESEVKCILEDCEKSIKDRWKELTDKTKEKLKKYKYTFNEESFNCQVGLFPDIQTASVSFSNPDEVERTIKKLFVGKDIEKFREALKIVKDHGGYKENSGAFYRYFHQLLSAKLAAKKAARSFPKYEENIYPGFPDLMDADDFGAGVRACVLWEDIEKVDKLGTLNAVKRLLPEIIGIKLKFDSTTDIAKNNEANQNIKDPGKFKNGYIGVLLMDGDQMGKWMFGEKAPPLEKVVHPKVKDAFERNEELSKVWEILRKIRTIQPAYHRGVSRTLGIFSQFVSSIVEKHKGMLIYSGGDDVLALLPADSVLECANKLRKFFSGKGVEIEGKEFVAKDGILYLNGEPFAPLMGENTTMSAGIAVVHHKFPLQVALKMARAAERQAKNRYGRNAFCISHVKRSGQMIFIGSKWEIGDMDVVDRSLKILEDMENKKVSHRSLYKLLSPDYVLFEEYFEKFIEYVLKRSIHTEKDEKKIIEELKDHLKKMVDFYMKDLHFTFAEAVSNTLEFLITFRTMKRGEVS, via the coding sequence GTGAATAACAGAGAAGAATTCTGGAAATCCAAGATATCCGCTCTTTTCCATGATCCTATAACGAAGGCCTTTGATGTTATAAAACATGAAGAAGTATCAAAAAAGATCCTGCAAACCCTTGAGGTCGAACCCGAAAGAGGAAGAGAAGACCCATTGGCAAGTGCCATGGACAGATTCCCGATTCCATATGAAAGAATTGGAAAGCAGATTTACGTCTCATTCGCTGAAACTGTTTTTGTCCATCCTTTCACCGGAGAAGAACTAAATGAAGTGAAAGATTTCTTTCAAAGCCAGAACATCGAAGAAATGAAAAGGCTCCTGGATGGCAGATTGAAAGAATTGAAAGAGAAAAACCATTCTTATGAAAAACTCTTCCATGCTCTCTGGTGGAATCTGCCCTACCTTGTGAACGGAAGCCAGTTTCTTCCAGCGGATACCAGAATAGCCAACCACTCGATAATAGACCACTTGGACGTCACATCTGCCCTGAAGGGCTGTTTAGAAGGCAATGAAATAAAAGCTTCTCTAATAGCGGTTGCAATAGGCCCTGTTCAGGAGATCATTTCCCAGGCCAGAAAGGCAAGGGATTTGTGGGCAGGAAGCTATCTTCTCTCGTATCTCATCTACGCCGCCATAGAAACTGTTGGGAAAAAATACGGTTTCGATTCCATCATATCTCCTTATTTAAGAGGGAACTACTTTGTTGAAAAAACTCTCAATGATATGGGGGTCTATCTTGGAAACTACTGTCCTGTACCTTCGAACGAAAGCGTCGCATCTCTTCCGAACCTTTTCGTCGCAATAGTTCCAGAATCGGAAGTAAAATGCATTCTCGAAGACTGCGAAAAATCAATTAAAGACAGGTGGAAAGAACTCACTGATAAAACAAAGGAAAAACTGAAGAAATATAAATATACATTCAACGAGGAATCCTTCAACTGCCAAGTAGGTCTTTTCCCCGATATACAAACAGCAAGTGTGTCTTTTTCCAATCCCGACGAAGTTGAAAGGACCATAAAAAAACTTTTCGTGGGAAAGGATATAGAAAAGTTCAGAGAGGCTTTGAAAATAGTGAAAGACCACGGTGGATACAAGGAGAATTCGGGTGCGTTCTACAGATATTTTCATCAACTTCTTTCTGCAAAACTTGCCGCAAAAAAGGCAGCCAGATCTTTTCCGAAGTACGAAGAAAATATTTACCCGGGTTTTCCGGATCTTATGGATGCAGACGATTTCGGGGCAGGAGTCAGAGCATGTGTTTTGTGGGAGGATATAGAAAAGGTTGACAAACTTGGAACACTGAATGCCGTGAAAAGACTCCTTCCAGAGATTATTGGAATCAAACTAAAATTTGATTCAACGACAGATATTGCAAAGAACAACGAAGCAAATCAGAATATCAAAGATCCTGGGAAGTTCAAGAACGGGTACATTGGAGTTCTTCTGATGGATGGAGATCAGATGGGAAAGTGGATGTTTGGAGAAAAAGCCCCTCCTCTGGAAAAAGTGGTTCATCCAAAAGTCAAAGATGCTTTCGAAAGAAATGAAGAATTGAGCAAGGTGTGGGAAATTTTAAGAAAGATAAGAACAATCCAGCCCGCGTACCACAGAGGTGTTTCAAGAACCCTTGGAATCTTTTCTCAATTTGTTAGTAGTATAGTAGAGAAACACAAGGGTATGCTCATTTACAGTGGTGGGGACGATGTTCTGGCACTTCTTCCTGCAGACAGTGTTTTGGAATGTGCCAACAAGTTGAGAAAGTTCTTTTCTGGAAAGGGAGTAGAGATAGAGGGGAAAGAGTTTGTAGCAAAAGATGGAATTCTCTATCTAAATGGCGAACCATTTGCCCCATTGATGGGTGAAAATACCACAATGAGTGCAGGTATTGCCGTTGTCCATCACAAATTTCCACTTCAGGTGGCCCTGAAAATGGCAAGAGCAGCGGAAAGACAGGCAAAGAACAGATATGGTCGGAATGCCTTCTGCATCTCTCATGTGAAAAGATCTGGTCAGATGATCTTCATTGGATCGAAGTGGGAAATAGGCGATATGGATGTGGTTGACAGATCCTTGAAGATCCTGGAAGATATGGAGAACAAAAAAGTCTCCCACCGAAGCCTGTACAAACTTCTTTCTCCAGATTATGTTCTCTTCGAAGAATACTTTGAAAAGTTCATAGAATATGTTTTGAAAAGATCTATCCATACAGAAAAAGATGAGAAGAAGATAATAGAAGAACTCAAAGACCACCTGAAAAAGATGGTCGACTTCTACATGAAGGATTTACACTTTACCTTCGCAGAGGCCGTTTCGAACACTCTCGAATTTTTGATAACTTTTCGTACCATGAAGAGAGGTGAAGTTTCGTGA
- the cmr3 gene encoding type III-B CRISPR module-associated protein Cmr3 translates to MKLWGIFFEPEDWVGFREVRSFSFSDRVESVFPTSFPFYGAVRTALMRRGKDFDPGDSERAGTIRMFGPFIFENTSDGKKICFPIPKNVYKVGDEYKTMPVLETEEGFLPWKPELDADSKIEEDFIELRELERMRKGESFKAVSLKHAEFVARETRVGIALETDKKRARERMIYSISYYRFRNGGFVMLTDDERTAELISEIEGVFLGFRSRWVNVEIEEIKTDVFDPLEKENVAVYLVTPAVFSGGGVPSSRTLVGRKILTTVGVRKLPVSGWDLQKKMPKKIYHAVSPGAVYYLGDKANENEHEESELRDFGFGRYVFMEWKKLREG, encoded by the coding sequence GTGAAACTGTGGGGAATATTTTTTGAACCCGAAGATTGGGTTGGTTTTCGCGAAGTGAGAAGTTTCTCCTTCTCGGACAGAGTGGAGAGTGTTTTTCCAACATCGTTTCCCTTTTATGGAGCCGTCAGGACTGCTTTGATGAGAAGAGGCAAAGATTTTGACCCCGGAGATTCAGAAAGGGCAGGAACGATCAGGATGTTCGGACCTTTCATCTTTGAGAACACCTCCGACGGAAAGAAAATCTGCTTTCCCATTCCAAAGAATGTGTACAAAGTTGGTGATGAGTACAAAACCATGCCGGTTCTGGAAACGGAAGAAGGATTTCTTCCCTGGAAACCAGAATTAGACGCAGACAGCAAAATCGAGGAAGATTTCATTGAACTGAGAGAACTCGAAAGGATGAGAAAAGGAGAAAGTTTCAAGGCCGTTTCCCTTAAACATGCTGAGTTTGTTGCCAGAGAAACCCGTGTGGGAATTGCCCTTGAAACTGATAAGAAAAGAGCCAGAGAGAGAATGATATACTCGATATCCTACTACAGGTTCAGAAACGGCGGCTTCGTTATGCTAACAGACGATGAAAGAACAGCAGAATTGATATCCGAAATTGAAGGGGTATTCCTTGGATTCAGAAGTAGATGGGTAAACGTGGAGATCGAGGAGATAAAAACGGATGTGTTTGATCCTCTTGAAAAGGAAAATGTCGCGGTTTACCTCGTGACCCCTGCCGTGTTCAGTGGTGGAGGTGTTCCTTCTTCGAGGACTTTGGTAGGAAGAAAGATTCTGACAACGGTTGGTGTACGAAAACTTCCAGTGTCAGGATGGGATCTTCAGAAGAAAATGCCCAAGAAGATTTATCATGCAGTATCTCCTGGTGCGGTTTACTATCTTGGTGATAAAGCCAATGAAAATGAGCATGAGGAAAGTGAACTTAGGGACTTTGGATTCGGAAGGTACGTGTTCATGGAATGGAAAAAACTTAGGGAGGGATAG
- the cmr4 gene encoding type III-B CRISPR module RAMP protein Cmr4, producing MEEKQVFLLYAETQVHAGTGFETGVVDLPIQRERTTKFPVIQGIKGALRAYFRVNSKDKGKEIEIFGSDPESGEETKPGNLNFSEAKILLFPVRNPDKLFVWVTCPLVLVRFAKAVDEEEVIKEIEERAKIDYDKCLPLFDARKVYLEEIKLEAVDIDLPKTRRLIAKISRCAPIDYLKNKIKSDVVIVNDTLFSEIVQSMTEVVPRIRINRETKTVEEGGLWYEEYLPQDTVMYFVVRKSYYNNMKDSLMETFKSTVHGNLVNIGGKETVGKGMVWIYAWGDEDGDSQS from the coding sequence ATGGAAGAAAAGCAGGTTTTTCTCCTCTACGCAGAAACCCAGGTTCACGCGGGAACTGGTTTTGAAACGGGTGTTGTTGATCTTCCGATTCAAAGGGAAAGAACCACGAAGTTTCCCGTTATACAGGGAATAAAAGGAGCGTTGAGGGCGTATTTCAGAGTGAATAGCAAAGACAAGGGTAAAGAAATAGAGATATTCGGAAGCGATCCTGAAAGTGGAGAAGAAACTAAACCTGGAAATCTGAACTTCTCCGAAGCAAAGATACTTCTGTTTCCTGTTAGAAACCCGGACAAACTTTTCGTTTGGGTCACTTGTCCCCTTGTCTTGGTAAGATTTGCAAAAGCGGTCGATGAAGAAGAGGTTATCAAAGAAATAGAAGAAAGGGCAAAGATAGATTACGACAAGTGTCTTCCTCTCTTCGATGCGAGAAAAGTCTATCTTGAGGAGATAAAACTGGAGGCAGTTGATATAGATCTTCCAAAAACAAGAAGGTTGATAGCCAAAATTTCTAGATGTGCACCGATAGATTATTTGAAAAACAAGATAAAAAGTGATGTGGTCATAGTGAACGATACTCTCTTTTCTGAGATAGTTCAAAGCATGACAGAAGTAGTGCCGAGAATAAGGATTAACAGGGAGACAAAAACAGTCGAAGAAGGTGGGTTGTGGTATGAAGAATATCTGCCGCAAGATACGGTGATGTACTTTGTGGTGAGAAAAAGTTATTACAACAACATGAAAGATTCTTTGATGGAGACTTTTAAAAGTACAGTACACGGTAATCTCGTTAATATCGGAGGAAAAGAAACCGTTGGAAAAGGTATGGTGTGGATCTACGCGTGGGGGGATGAAGATGGAGATTCTCAGTCTTAA
- the cmr5 gene encoding type III-B CRISPR module-associated protein Cmr5 — MEILSLKLGKKAMELVREISENDKVSEKEKDDYLKTVKKLGSLIVQNGILGAMIFLEEKKKNTVLNHLKKLIEEMTGIGNLSEDMMNNIDIEKYLKIQIAALEASKWLKRCAEILIGGEKNESSRE, encoded by the coding sequence ATGGAGATTCTCAGTCTTAAACTTGGGAAAAAAGCTATGGAGCTAGTCAGGGAAATATCTGAAAACGACAAAGTATCTGAGAAAGAAAAAGATGACTATCTCAAAACAGTGAAAAAACTGGGAAGTTTAATCGTGCAAAATGGTATCCTTGGAGCAATGATCTTCCTCGAAGAAAAGAAAAAGAATACGGTATTAAATCATCTTAAGAAATTGATCGAAGAGATGACGGGCATAGGAAATTTATCTGAAGATATGATGAACAATATCGATATCGAAAAATACTTGAAGATTCAGATAGCGGCACTCGAGGCTTCAAAATGGCTCAAAAGGTGTGCAGAGATCCTCATAGGTGGTGAGAAAAATGAATCTTCCAGAGAGTAA
- the cmr6 gene encoding type III-B CRISPR module RAMP protein Cmr6 — protein MIDLLQNLKEKKYILDILQTRRKLIHEKRKPIINLKMKVRSKLLVGAGSPSPVEVGITLSRNYGVPVIPGSAIKGTFASFLYENGEFDKFSHIFGDEEKEGALIFLDAIPVSDLRLSVDIINPHFQPYYMQEKSPPNDWYDPVPVKYIVVGEGIFQFTVLEDLERSIKDSEKKEIKERFIEMLKVYGLGAKTNYGYGRFNDVLS, from the coding sequence ATGATTGATCTTCTTCAAAATCTCAAGGAAAAAAAGTACATCTTAGATATTTTGCAAACACGTCGGAAACTCATTCATGAAAAAAGAAAACCAATAATCAATCTAAAAATGAAGGTGAGAAGCAAACTCCTTGTGGGGGCTGGATCTCCTTCTCCTGTCGAGGTCGGTATCACACTCTCCAGAAACTACGGTGTTCCTGTTATCCCAGGAAGTGCCATAAAAGGAACTTTCGCCAGTTTTCTTTACGAAAATGGGGAATTTGACAAATTCTCTCATATCTTTGGGGATGAAGAAAAGGAGGGAGCATTGATCTTTCTCGATGCGATACCTGTATCAGATTTGAGACTCTCAGTTGACATCATCAATCCACACTTTCAACCTTATTACATGCAAGAAAAGTCTCCACCGAACGATTGGTATGATCCAGTTCCTGTGAAATACATCGTTGTGGGAGAAGGAATATTTCAGTTTACAGTTCTGGAAGATCTCGAAAGGTCGATCAAAGATTCAGAAAAGAAAGAGATAAAAGAAAGATTCATAGAGATGCTCAAAGTCTATGGACTTGGTGCAAAGACAAATTACGGATACGGTCGGTTCAATGATGTTCTATCATGA